In a genomic window of Armatimonas rosea:
- a CDS encoding RNA polymerase sigma factor → MRKPGPPPPDPLACLFERFGGEILGLLIRLTHGDRSEAEDLTQETFVAAFQGQAKFSGRVPVRAWLAGIAVRRWRDRQRRPRPKSVPLALDPPSEERTDQSVTQRVVLEQALAQLSDSQQAAILLVLVRGLTYREAADALGEPEGTIKWRVSEASKRLRTILTEFDIEEKP, encoded by the coding sequence ATGCGAAAACCCGGCCCGCCGCCCCCCGATCCCCTCGCCTGCCTCTTCGAGCGCTTTGGCGGCGAGATTCTTGGCCTGCTGATCCGCCTCACCCACGGCGACCGCTCCGAGGCCGAGGACCTGACCCAGGAGACCTTTGTCGCCGCCTTCCAGGGTCAAGCGAAGTTCTCCGGGCGGGTTCCCGTACGCGCCTGGCTTGCTGGGATCGCGGTACGCCGCTGGCGAGACCGTCAGCGCCGGCCCCGGCCCAAGTCTGTCCCGCTCGCCCTCGACCCACCGTCGGAGGAGCGCACGGACCAGAGTGTCACCCAGCGCGTCGTTCTGGAGCAGGCGCTCGCCCAGCTCTCGGACTCCCAGCAGGCGGCGATCTTGCTGGTGCTGGTCCGTGGCCTGACCTACCGTGAGGCCGCCGACGCGCTGGGGGAGCCCGAGGGGACCATCAAGTGGCGCGTCTCCGAGGCGAGTAAGCGGCTCCGCACGATCCTAACCGAGTTTGATATAGAGGAGAAACCATGA